A section of the Flavobacterium sp. CG_23.5 genome encodes:
- a CDS encoding EamA family transporter, whose amino-acid sequence MRLNKYYSAAFSAFFIWGFFSLALKPLHNYPSLDILFYRVFFSVVTMVFINLVFRRNVIQKDWKHFQSISPKKKRNIILLTLGGGLFLSSNWFVFIYVMNHVSVKAASLAYLICPILTTIFAFFILKEKLSRWQWVAVMISFFSCILLSFNHFQDIFYSLIVAATYALYLVSQRKNSEMDKFLVLTIQLVFTAIILLPFYPKYSGTLPTEPLFYGCMLVIVVFFTIIPLFLNLYALKGINSSAVGIMIYINPIINFLMAIFYYKEQVSSLQLFSYFVILISILVFNEKMLFSRKRNLMQSEIEGSK is encoded by the coding sequence ATGAGACTTAACAAATATTATTCTGCTGCATTTTCCGCCTTTTTTATCTGGGGATTTTTTAGTTTGGCGTTAAAACCTTTGCATAATTACCCTTCTTTGGACATTTTGTTTTATCGTGTTTTTTTTAGTGTGGTGACTATGGTTTTTATTAATCTGGTTTTTCGTCGAAATGTAATCCAAAAAGACTGGAAGCACTTTCAAAGTATCAGCCCGAAAAAGAAAAGAAATATTATTTTATTGACGCTAGGCGGGGGATTATTTCTTTCTTCAAATTGGTTTGTTTTTATTTATGTAATGAATCATGTCAGTGTGAAAGCCGCTTCATTAGCTTATTTAATTTGCCCTATCCTTACCACTATTTTTGCTTTTTTTATTCTAAAAGAAAAACTAAGTAGATGGCAGTGGGTAGCCGTAATGATTAGTTTTTTTAGTTGTATTTTATTGTCGTTCAATCATTTTCAGGACATTTTTTATAGCCTGATTGTTGCGGCAACTTATGCTTTGTATCTTGTCAGTCAAAGGAAAAATAGTGAAATGGATAAGTTTTTAGTGTTGACTATTCAATTAGTTTTTACAGCGATAATTCTTCTTCCGTTTTATCCAAAATACAGTGGAACCTTGCCAACAGAACCTTTATTCTATGGATGTATGCTAGTTATTGTGGTGTTTTTCACCATTATTCCTTTGTTTTTGAACTTGTACGCGCTTAAAGGAATCAATTCTTCAGCAGTGGGAATTATGATTTACATCAATCCGATAATTAATTTTTTAATGGCGATTTTCTATTACAAAGAACAAGTAAGTTCACTTCAGTTATTTTCCTATTTCGTAATTTTGATTTCGATTTTGGTTTTTAATGAAAAAATGCTGTTTTCCAGAAAGCGGAATCTTATGCAATCGGAAATAGAAGGTTCCAAATAA
- a CDS encoding GDSL-type esterase/lipase family protein has product MTQFILKYRFLFFLIIMGGNIQAQDWPNFNKYQNQNAILAQPTAGQKRIVFMGDSITEFWSIINPDYFSGKPYINRGISGQTTPQMLLRFRADVIALHPSAVVILAGINDIAGNTGPSTIEMIRDNILSMIELAKANHIKVIICSVLPAYDFPWKPNQEPIEKIKALNEILLITLMGMTSCISIITRLWLMKEKD; this is encoded by the coding sequence ATGACACAATTTATTCTAAAATATCGTTTTCTATTCTTTTTAATTATTATGGGGGGAAATATACAAGCTCAAGACTGGCCAAATTTCAACAAATATCAAAACCAAAATGCTATACTAGCACAACCTACAGCGGGACAAAAAAGAATTGTTTTTATGGGAGATTCCATAACCGAATTTTGGAGTATCATAAATCCCGACTATTTTTCAGGAAAGCCTTATATTAATCGGGGAATTAGTGGGCAAACTACACCACAAATGCTGTTGCGATTTAGAGCCGATGTTATCGCCTTACATCCCTCTGCAGTTGTAATCCTTGCAGGAATAAATGATATTGCGGGAAACACGGGTCCTTCCACAATTGAAATGATTCGAGACAATATTTTATCGATGATTGAATTGGCAAAAGCCAACCACATCAAAGTAATTATTTGCTCCGTTTTACCGGCTTATGATTTTCCTTGGAAACCAAATCAGGAACCTATTGAAAAAATTAAAGCTTTAAACGAAATTTTATTAATTACGCTGATGGGAATGACATCGTGTATCTCGATTATTACTCGGCTATGGTTGATGAAAGAAAAGGATTAA
- the epsC gene encoding serine O-acetyltransferase EpsC: MTKDLIIKNISTLKNGFTINYSIKTKTEAFTELLFFTLFDTNAPLNKSIEELEKQFKEISAIACKKPHALCDSMWDKFFETLPSVLEKLNQDANFFLENDPASNSIEEVYLTYPGFYAIAIYRLSHELYLLDLLLFSRLMSEYAHRITGTDIHAGATIASPIFIDHATGIVIGETTVIEKQVKIYQGVTLGALSVSKEMKNTKRHPTVEKNVCIYANATILGGETVIGKNSIIGGNAWVTKSIPAKSIVMNTTTTEVKIKEIK; this comes from the coding sequence ATGACAAAAGATCTGATTATCAAAAATATTAGTACACTAAAAAACGGTTTTACTATCAATTATAGTATCAAAACAAAAACTGAGGCTTTTACGGAACTATTATTTTTTACCTTATTTGACACCAATGCTCCACTAAATAAAAGCATTGAGGAACTCGAAAAACAATTTAAAGAAATATCAGCCATCGCGTGCAAAAAACCTCATGCTTTGTGCGATTCTATGTGGGATAAATTTTTTGAGACCTTACCTTCAGTCCTTGAAAAACTGAATCAAGATGCCAACTTTTTTTTAGAAAACGATCCTGCTTCAAACAGTATTGAAGAAGTGTATTTGACCTATCCTGGTTTTTATGCCATTGCAATTTACAGATTGAGTCACGAATTGTATCTCCTAGATCTTTTATTATTTTCGAGATTAATGAGTGAATATGCACATCGAATCACAGGAACTGATATTCATGCGGGCGCAACAATTGCTTCTCCAATCTTTATTGACCATGCAACCGGAATTGTAATTGGCGAAACCACCGTTATAGAAAAACAAGTGAAAATTTATCAAGGTGTTACTCTTGGTGCCTTGAGCGTCAGTAAAGAAATGAAAAATACCAAAAGACATCCAACCGTTGAGAAAAATGTTTGCATCTATGCCAACGCAACAATTCTAGGCGGCGAAACCGTGATTGGTAAAAACAGTATTATTGGCGGAAATGCTTGGGTGACCAAATCTATTCCCGCAAAATCCATTGTAATGAACACCACCACCACCGAAGTAAAAATAAAAGAGATAAAATAA
- a CDS encoding OsmC family protein, producing the protein MKRNGTAVWKGSLKEGNGVVSTQSKVLDNAQYSFKSRFEEGIGTNPEELIAAAHAGCFTMQLSAYIGEEGFEIESIETKCDIDLVDGTIVTSHLTVSAKVSGISADVFQQQVTKAEKNCPVSKLLNAAISTTATLV; encoded by the coding sequence ATGAAAAGAAATGGAACCGCAGTTTGGAAAGGCTCACTAAAAGAAGGGAACGGGGTTGTATCAACACAAAGTAAAGTCCTTGATAATGCTCAATATTCGTTCAAATCCCGTTTTGAAGAAGGAATAGGTACTAATCCGGAAGAATTGATTGCAGCAGCGCATGCCGGTTGTTTTACAATGCAACTTTCAGCTTATATTGGTGAAGAAGGTTTTGAAATTGAAAGTATCGAAACTAAATGCGATATTGATTTAGTAGATGGAACAATCGTCACTTCGCACTTAACGGTAAGTGCAAAAGTAAGCGGTATTTCCGCAGATGTTTTTCAACAACAAGTTACAAAAGCAGAGAAAAATTGTCCAGTTTCTAAACTACTGAATGCGGCTATTTCTACAACTGCCACTTTAGTATAA
- a CDS encoding DUF2752 domain-containing protein translates to MDLDKYMIPCLSKTLFGMECLGCGFQRGLLFLLKGDFTAAFQMYPAVYTTLLFLIILGLHFIDKQRNYKNLMISMAIINGLFMIVGYLYKHYY, encoded by the coding sequence TTGGATTTAGATAAATATATGATTCCTTGTTTGAGCAAAACACTCTTTGGAATGGAGTGCTTAGGCTGCGGATTTCAGAGAGGATTACTGTTCCTTTTGAAAGGTGATTTCACGGCTGCTTTTCAGATGTATCCTGCTGTTTATACTACGCTTTTATTTTTGATAATTCTAGGTTTGCACTTTATAGACAAGCAGAGGAACTATAAAAATTTAATGATTAGCATGGCAATAATAAATGGACTATTTATGATTGTTGGCTACTTGTACAAACATTATTATTAA
- the cysM gene encoding cysteine synthase CysM, producing the protein MKPQKILDLIGNTPLVESINLVQNKNVKLLLKLEGNNPGGSVKDRAAYNMIASALERGEIKKGDKLIEATSGNTGIALAMIAQLFNIEIELVLPDDSTKERTQTMRAYGATVIQTPASTGIIGSRDYADKKVAEGGYIMLNQFANEDNWKAHYKTTGPEIWNDTEGTVTHFVAAMGTTGTVIGTSTYLKEKNPAIQIIGAQPSDGSQIPGIRKWPKEYLPKIFDASKVDTIIEVTEQEARDMTKRLALEEGVFAGMSSGGSVAAAIKIANTLESGVVVAIICDRGDRYLSSDLFD; encoded by the coding sequence ATGAAACCACAAAAAATATTAGACCTCATAGGAAATACACCTTTAGTGGAAAGTATCAATTTGGTACAAAATAAAAATGTAAAACTTTTATTGAAGCTAGAAGGAAACAATCCGGGAGGCAGCGTAAAAGACAGAGCAGCGTACAATATGATTGCATCCGCTCTTGAAAGAGGCGAAATCAAAAAAGGAGACAAACTCATTGAAGCAACCAGCGGAAATACAGGAATTGCATTAGCCATGATTGCCCAACTATTTAATATCGAAATTGAACTTGTTCTTCCAGATGATTCAACCAAAGAACGTACCCAAACCATGCGTGCTTATGGCGCAACAGTAATACAAACTCCCGCAAGTACAGGAATTATTGGCTCCAGAGATTATGCAGACAAGAAGGTCGCCGAAGGAGGTTATATTATGTTGAACCAATTTGCGAATGAAGACAACTGGAAAGCACATTATAAAACCACCGGTCCCGAAATATGGAATGACACCGAAGGAACAGTAACCCATTTTGTTGCAGCTATGGGAACGACAGGAACAGTCATTGGAACGTCAACTTATTTGAAAGAGAAAAATCCAGCTATTCAAATCATTGGCGCACAGCCCAGCGATGGTTCCCAAATTCCAGGAATCAGGAAATGGCCAAAGGAATATTTACCTAAAATTTTCGACGCCTCAAAAGTGGATACCATTATAGAAGTTACAGAACAAGAAGCTCGCGATATGACCAAACGTTTGGCGCTTGAAGAAGGGGTTTTTGCAGGAATGAGTAGCGGCGGTTCCGTTGCTGCGGCAATAAAAATTGCTAACACTTTAGAATCAGGTGTGGTGGTTGCTATAATCTGTGATCGCGGAGACCGTTATTTGTCTTCAGATTTATTTGATTAA
- a CDS encoding cysteine desulfurase family protein: MKKVYLDNASTTAIRPEVIQEMTKVMAEDYGNPSSTHSFGRNAKNILELSRKSIAKHLNVSAQEIIFTSCGTEANNWILRSAVKDLKVKRIITSKIEHHAVLYTLLALQRDYDIQVDYVAVKPNGEIDITDLVELLSQDTKTLVSLMHVNNEIGTVLDLDRIALICKEHNVLFHSDTVQSVGKTEIDLQKISIDFIVASAHKFHGPKGVGFAFVRKNSGLQPLFFGGEQEKGLRAGTEALHQIAGMAKALDYSYTNLETERNYISELKNYLITQLEIEFPAFAINGNQDGFYNMMNVLLPFSEEKTAMILFNLDMKGIAVSRGSACQSGTIKPSHVLAEMLSTEDLKKPSLRISFSHYNTKEDIDLLIQALKTI, translated from the coding sequence ATGAAAAAAGTATATCTCGATAACGCCTCCACAACAGCGATTCGTCCCGAAGTGATTCAGGAAATGACAAAGGTAATGGCAGAAGATTATGGAAATCCGTCGTCAACTCATAGTTTTGGTCGTAATGCCAAAAATATTTTAGAACTCTCCAGAAAATCCATCGCAAAGCATTTAAATGTTTCTGCACAGGAAATTATTTTCACTTCCTGCGGAACAGAAGCCAATAACTGGATTCTTCGTTCGGCAGTGAAAGATTTAAAAGTAAAGCGCATAATTACCAGTAAAATCGAGCATCATGCCGTTTTGTATACGCTCTTGGCGTTGCAAAGAGACTATGATATTCAAGTTGATTATGTTGCTGTGAAGCCAAATGGAGAAATTGACATCACTGATTTAGTTGAATTGCTTTCACAGGACACCAAAACATTAGTGAGTCTGATGCATGTTAACAATGAAATAGGGACTGTTTTGGATTTAGACAGAATAGCTCTTATTTGCAAGGAACACAATGTGTTATTTCATTCGGATACTGTTCAATCTGTTGGAAAAACGGAGATAGATTTGCAAAAAATATCTATTGATTTTATCGTGGCAAGCGCACATAAATTTCATGGACCTAAAGGCGTTGGATTTGCTTTTGTTCGAAAAAATTCTGGTTTGCAACCACTGTTTTTTGGCGGCGAACAGGAAAAGGGTTTACGAGCAGGAACTGAAGCGCTGCATCAAATCGCTGGAATGGCAAAGGCTTTGGATTATTCATATACCAATTTAGAAACGGAAAGAAATTATATTTCGGAATTAAAAAATTATTTGATTACTCAACTGGAGATCGAATTCCCTGCATTTGCAATCAATGGAAATCAAGATGGTTTTTACAATATGATGAATGTTTTATTGCCTTTTTCGGAAGAAAAAACAGCAATGATTTTATTTAATTTAGACATGAAAGGAATAGCAGTTTCCCGAGGGAGCGCTTGTCAATCTGGAACCATTAAGCCATCGCATGTTTTAGCTGAAATGCTTTCAACCGAAGATTTAAAAAAGCCAAGTTTACGCATTTCCTTCAGTCATTATAATACAAAAGAAGATATCGATTTACTGATTCAAGCTTTGAAAACAATATAA
- a CDS encoding DUF1003 domain-containing protein translates to MNTSNTFISDISKKEFPMVEKVSGKTIRNPILALVQKDFPDFNEDKFLAISELNLYREKYISNYLSVEIGELSNLETKVIGSLKEDVSLVNTVEDEIGVRTFGQIVADRVATFGGSWKFIILFGIFIVLWILANIYILMNKGFDPYPFILLNLILSCLAALQAPVIMMSQNRQEEKDRERAKKDYMINLKSELEIRMLHEKLDHLIMHQQEELIEIQKVQIEMMNDILTRISK, encoded by the coding sequence ATGAATACGAGCAATACTTTTATAAGCGATATTTCCAAGAAGGAATTTCCTATGGTCGAAAAAGTTTCCGGGAAAACAATTAGAAATCCAATATTAGCATTAGTCCAAAAAGACTTTCCTGATTTTAACGAGGATAAATTCCTTGCTATTAGTGAGTTAAATTTATATCGAGAGAAATATATTTCAAATTATTTATCGGTGGAGATAGGAGAACTTTCTAATCTGGAAACTAAGGTTATAGGTTCGTTAAAGGAGGATGTATCTTTGGTAAATACTGTCGAAGATGAGATTGGAGTTCGAACTTTTGGACAAATAGTGGCGGATAGAGTCGCTACTTTCGGCGGAAGCTGGAAGTTTATAATTCTTTTCGGAATATTTATCGTTTTGTGGATTTTGGCAAATATTTATATTCTAATGAATAAAGGTTTTGATCCCTATCCTTTTATTTTGTTGAATCTAATTTTATCCTGTCTGGCAGCGCTTCAGGCTCCAGTAATTATGATGAGTCAAAATCGTCAAGAAGAAAAAGACAGAGAAAGAGCCAAGAAAGATTATATGATCAACCTTAAATCAGAACTCGAAATCAGAATGCTCCATGAAAAACTAGATCATTTGATTATGCATCAACAAGAAGAATTGATAGAAATTCAAAAAGTGCAAATTGAAATGATGAATGATATTTTGACTCGAATAAGCAAGTAA
- a CDS encoding Smr/MutS family protein, translating into MFSKGDKVSVLDEAINGVVLSVKDKQVTVETEDGFTMTFFVNELIKINDTSNLMDSIRRINVDEISKEKEIPKPRSFVKERKDKNEISAPEFDLHIEKLVPNKRGMSNYDILTLQSETAKRHIEFAIRNRIPKIVFIHGVGEGILKAELDFLLGRYDNIAFQEGNYQKYGQGATEVFIKQSNK; encoded by the coding sequence ATGTTTAGCAAAGGAGATAAAGTTTCAGTACTTGATGAAGCGATAAATGGAGTCGTTTTATCAGTGAAAGATAAGCAGGTTACGGTAGAAACAGAGGACGGATTTACGATGACATTTTTTGTCAACGAGTTAATTAAGATAAACGATACCAGTAACTTAATGGATTCTATTAGAAGAATTAATGTAGATGAAATTTCGAAAGAGAAAGAGATCCCAAAACCGCGAAGTTTTGTAAAAGAACGCAAGGATAAGAACGAAATATCGGCTCCAGAGTTTGATTTACACATCGAGAAATTGGTTCCTAATAAACGCGGCATGTCAAATTATGATATTCTTACTTTGCAAAGTGAAACGGCAAAAAGACACATCGAATTTGCCATTCGCAATCGGATTCCAAAGATTGTTTTTATCCACGGTGTTGGCGAAGGAATCCTAAAAGCAGAGCTTGATTTCTTGTTAGGACGTTATGATAATATCGCTTTCCAAGAAGGTAATTATCAAAAATACGGACAGGGAGCAACAGAAGTTTTTATCAAACAAAGCAATAAATAA
- a CDS encoding pesticidal protein Cry7Aa codes for MLTIEKLGIILSPTNKEFENNGVLNPGIYQEGNTVHIFYRAVQDGNFSTIGYAKSDGPFKIVERHEQPILTRDFDYEKHGVEDARIVKIDDLFYITYVAYDGVNAMGALATSKDLVHFEKHGIITPKVNYQEYERLVLCSGNKLNSKYHQYHQLFKEIGLVEDTSRLLRDKDVVLFPRKINGKFAMLHRIWPGIQIVYFNDWSDLNDSFWKNYLENLYEYIVLDPKDVFEVAYIGAGAPPIETKYGWLLIYHGVQEITSGRIYHAKAALLQLEKPEIEIARMELPLFSPTKQWEIEGEVNDVVFPTGHALFGNDLYVYYGAADKHIAVAKLDLNELLLELKKQS; via the coding sequence ATGTTAACGATAGAAAAACTCGGTATAATTCTAAGCCCTACCAATAAGGAATTTGAAAATAATGGCGTATTAAATCCAGGAATATATCAGGAAGGAAATACGGTACATATATTTTATCGAGCAGTACAAGACGGCAACTTTTCAACCATTGGCTACGCAAAAAGCGATGGGCCATTTAAAATAGTCGAAAGACACGAGCAGCCTATCCTTACTCGTGATTTCGATTATGAAAAACACGGCGTGGAAGATGCCAGAATTGTGAAAATTGATGATCTTTTTTATATAACCTACGTTGCATATGACGGCGTAAATGCCATGGGTGCTCTGGCAACTTCTAAAGATTTAGTGCATTTTGAAAAACACGGTATCATTACCCCAAAAGTAAATTATCAAGAGTATGAGCGTCTAGTGCTTTGTAGTGGCAATAAACTAAACTCAAAGTACCATCAATATCATCAACTTTTTAAAGAAATAGGATTGGTTGAAGACACGTCCCGGTTGCTTAGAGATAAAGATGTTGTTCTATTTCCACGGAAAATAAACGGGAAATTCGCTATGCTCCATCGCATTTGGCCTGGTATCCAAATTGTTTATTTTAATGATTGGTCAGACTTGAACGACTCTTTTTGGAAAAACTACCTTGAAAACCTATACGAATACATTGTTCTTGACCCCAAAGATGTTTTTGAAGTAGCCTATATTGGAGCCGGCGCTCCCCCAATCGAAACTAAATATGGGTGGCTATTAATTTATCATGGTGTGCAAGAAATAACAAGCGGAAGAATTTACCATGCTAAGGCCGCCTTATTGCAACTAGAAAAACCAGAAATTGAAATAGCACGAATGGAATTACCTCTCTTCTCTCCTACAAAGCAATGGGAAATTGAAGGTGAAGTAAATGATGTAGTATTCCCGACTGGTCATGCACTATTTGGCAATGACCTATATGTTTATTATGGTGCTGCTGACAAACACATAGCCGTTGCCAAATTAGACCTAAATGAATTACTTCTTGAATTGAAAAAACAATCTTAA
- a CDS encoding MlaD family protein, giving the protein MEKTTSQKIRLGLFVISGLFIFVIAVYFIGDKQKMFGQTNHLKAVFNNVSGLQLGNNVRYSGINAGTVRGINMVNDTVIEVDMLIDKTIFHHIKKDAVAIIGSDGLVGNMIINIIPGKGTKPSVDPGDEIKSLSRVRTDEMLNTLGITNKNAANLTANLLKITKEITDGKGTVGLLIKDSILANDLRETMHYLKLTGKSTSESVTKLNRIIGSLENKNNVIGVLRDTAVANNIKTIVHNLDKSSSAIDTVVGNLNSTIVNIKQGKGALNYLSNDPRLVQKIDSTMTNIKEASSRLNENMEALKHNFLFRGYFKKQEKAKLKEQQK; this is encoded by the coding sequence ATGGAAAAAACTACATCACAAAAAATACGTCTAGGACTCTTTGTAATAAGTGGCTTATTCATTTTCGTAATAGCCGTTTATTTTATTGGAGACAAGCAAAAGATGTTTGGACAAACAAATCATTTGAAGGCGGTTTTCAATAATGTAAGCGGATTACAATTAGGCAATAACGTGCGTTATTCAGGGATAAATGCAGGGACGGTCCGTGGAATTAATATGGTTAACGATACGGTCATTGAAGTAGATATGCTGATCGACAAAACGATTTTTCACCATATAAAAAAGGATGCGGTTGCCATAATAGGTTCAGATGGACTGGTGGGAAATATGATCATCAATATTATCCCGGGAAAAGGAACAAAACCCTCCGTTGATCCTGGAGATGAAATTAAATCTTTAAGCCGGGTTCGCACGGATGAGATGTTAAATACGTTAGGGATAACAAATAAAAATGCAGCAAACCTTACCGCTAATTTACTTAAAATCACAAAAGAAATAACAGACGGAAAAGGAACGGTGGGTTTATTGATTAAAGACTCCATTTTGGCAAATGACTTAAGGGAAACTATGCATTATTTAAAATTAACAGGAAAATCGACCTCTGAGTCGGTGACAAAATTAAACAGGATTATTGGATCTTTAGAAAACAAAAACAATGTGATTGGTGTTTTGAGAGATACTGCTGTAGCCAATAATATTAAAACAATCGTACATAATTTAGATAAATCAAGTTCTGCAATTGACACAGTAGTGGGCAATCTTAATTCAACCATTGTAAATATTAAACAAGGAAAAGGAGCGCTAAACTATCTGTCGAACGACCCTAGACTAGTTCAAAAAATAGACTCTACCATGACAAATATTAAGGAAGCCAGTTCCCGATTAAACGAAAATATGGAAGCCTTAAAACATAATTTTTTATTCCGTGGCTATTTTAAAAAACAGGAAAAAGCAAAACTAAAGGAACAGCAAAAATAG
- a CDS encoding glycosyltransferase: MNFEKGIKMLIVSSYPPRECGLATFSNDIANAVNNVFGKTLPIEVCALQNNDQNFDYNPEVKYILPVFSLDDYRLVAEKINERNDIGLVCIQHEFGLFGGEYGDYILSFILALNKPIVTVFHTVLPNPDEKRKKIVHAISDLSDRIIVLTKKSQEILTSFYDCPLSKTIVIPHGTHSILWEQKENLKIKYEFNDRIVLSTFGLISENKSIETVLHALPAIVAKYPEVLYLVIGKTHPEVIKRDGEKYRETLITIVKELHLGNNVLFINEYLELKHLLEHLTLSEIYLFSSKDPNQAVSGTFSYAMSCGCAVISTPIPHAVEVLVDGNGILLKNFNKPEEFQKAILHLIENKEERIAMGKNAFALAHATTWENIAIQYRLLFDQLTNREDDLRFNFPPINLDHIKKLTTDFGILQFSKFSQPDPESGYTLDDNARALINMVMYNKIFPDETVVQLANTYLNFIEGIQQPNGWFNNYKDFQQRLTAQNEEVNLEDANGRALWSLGTTIGHRDTLPAEMVLRAEKCWDKAIERINDIVSPRAIAYTLKGLYHYYSVYKNETVKTNIEQLANKLLHHYNINSAENWCWYEDYMTYANNILPEAMMYSYLATKNPKYKKIAAITFDFLLSHYFMKGQLKVISNRGWFKKENERKFYGEQPIEVATTIIALDLFYEVTRNKKYKDQLKLAFIWFLGNNHLKQIMYNPENGASYDGLEDTYININQGAESTLCYFKARLIMEKYAEA; the protein is encoded by the coding sequence ATGAATTTTGAAAAAGGAATAAAAATGCTAATTGTCAGTTCTTATCCGCCTCGAGAGTGCGGTTTAGCCACTTTTTCAAATGACATTGCAAATGCGGTTAATAATGTTTTTGGAAAAACTCTACCTATTGAAGTCTGTGCTTTACAAAACAACGACCAAAATTTTGATTACAATCCCGAAGTCAAGTATATTTTGCCCGTATTTTCTTTGGACGATTATCGGTTGGTTGCTGAGAAAATAAATGAGCGAAATGATATTGGTTTGGTTTGCATCCAACATGAATTTGGACTTTTTGGAGGTGAATATGGTGATTATATACTGTCCTTCATATTGGCACTGAACAAACCAATCGTCACTGTTTTTCATACGGTATTGCCCAATCCAGATGAAAAAAGGAAGAAAATAGTTCATGCCATATCCGATTTATCAGACAGGATAATTGTTCTTACTAAAAAATCACAAGAAATTTTGACTAGTTTTTATGATTGCCCTCTATCGAAAACAATTGTAATTCCGCATGGTACGCATAGCATACTTTGGGAACAAAAGGAAAATTTAAAAATAAAATATGAGTTCAACGACAGAATAGTACTGTCAACATTTGGATTAATCAGCGAAAATAAAAGTATTGAAACTGTATTGCATGCATTACCTGCAATCGTTGCAAAATATCCTGAAGTACTATATTTAGTAATTGGAAAAACACATCCTGAAGTCATTAAAAGAGATGGTGAAAAATATAGAGAAACGCTTATCACTATTGTAAAAGAATTACATCTGGGAAATAATGTTCTTTTTATTAATGAATATCTTGAATTAAAGCACCTCCTCGAACATCTAACATTATCAGAAATCTATTTATTTTCTTCCAAAGATCCAAATCAGGCTGTAAGCGGAACCTTTTCCTATGCCATGAGTTGCGGTTGCGCCGTAATTTCCACACCAATACCGCATGCAGTAGAAGTGCTCGTCGATGGCAACGGAATATTGTTAAAAAATTTCAACAAACCCGAAGAATTTCAAAAGGCAATTCTACACCTCATTGAAAATAAAGAAGAACGAATTGCAATGGGCAAAAATGCTTTTGCTTTGGCGCATGCCACAACTTGGGAGAATATTGCGATACAGTACCGACTATTATTTGACCAATTAACGAATCGCGAAGATGATTTAAGATTCAATTTTCCACCGATAAATTTAGATCATATTAAGAAACTCACCACCGATTTTGGAATTCTTCAATTTTCAAAATTTAGCCAGCCGGATCCAGAATCAGGCTATACGCTGGATGACAATGCTAGAGCGTTAATAAATATGGTAATGTATAATAAAATTTTCCCCGATGAAACAGTAGTACAATTGGCAAATACCTATTTAAATTTTATAGAAGGAATTCAACAGCCTAACGGTTGGTTCAATAATTACAAGGATTTCCAGCAACGTTTAACAGCACAAAATGAAGAAGTCAACCTTGAAGATGCTAATGGAAGAGCTTTATGGAGTTTGGGTACCACAATAGGTCATAGAGATACCTTACCGGCAGAAATGGTTTTAAGAGCAGAAAAATGTTGGGATAAGGCTATAGAAAGAATTAACGATATTGTTTCACCAAGAGCAATCGCTTACACATTAAAGGGACTTTACCATTACTATTCGGTTTATAAAAATGAAACGGTAAAGACAAATATAGAGCAACTGGCCAATAAGTTATTACATCATTATAATATCAATTCTGCCGAAAATTGGTGCTGGTATGAAGATTATATGACTTACGCCAATAATATTTTACCCGAAGCAATGATGTACAGTTACTTAGCTACCAAAAACCCGAAATACAAGAAAATTGCCGCAATAACTTTTGATTTCTTGCTATCGCATTATTTCATGAAGGGTCAATTAAAGGTAATTTCAAACAGAGGCTGGTTTAAAAAAGAAAACGAAAGAAAATTTTATGGAGAACAGCCTATAGAAGTAGCGACAACTATTATTGCGTTGGATTTATTTTATGAAGTGACTCGGAATAAAAAATACAAAGATCAGCTTAAACTGGCTTTTATATGGTTTTTAGGGAACAATCATCTCAAACAAATCATGTATAATCCGGAAAACGGCGCGTCCTATGATGGATTGGAAGACACCTACATCAACATAAACCAAGGAGCAGAATCGACTTTATGTTATTTTAAAGCACGTTTAATAATGGAAAAATACGCCGAAGCATAA